In one Meles meles chromosome 17, mMelMel3.1 paternal haplotype, whole genome shotgun sequence genomic region, the following are encoded:
- the LOC123927636 gene encoding collagen alpha-1(I) chain-like gives MALLGQGDARQAAGQETSRRRPSPPSSSSPATERPLALARGHTLARDSRRLEPGRASRAGSGGTWFQFPGRAGASAQRTGREGGAATQRPSPERPSVPDPRQSRLRPGPQGKPEVPVPPGATVPAAGQGPPPPGARPVVLQGARLPGRSRPPPPPRSRGRLPAPGAARGGPAPRTPPSAPQTRPRSRAGTGPEREATSAQTHETRTGRLSVRDPTASPRPGATVGENLGAAPSARTRRAPNPGGDGAVVRRRATLTTDTEGDARGRGTVCARGSAGKHPRSPQPSTQPAVAPHAQTAAQPCAGVDAGGPAGPSGGARAPTPAAAPGPQTVGGAPGTESAGADTAAGRGASEPREGGPGPAGGHGNPGVRTARASWGPETAHPLASPRPGAFSPSAPAAGPENAGVLSVWTRPHVLHSRPVGVDAAPRPPQQVLSVWTRPHVLHSRSCRCGRDPMSSTSGPVDVDATPRPPQRVLSVWTRPHVLYSRSCWCRHGPMSSTVGPVSVDAAPHPPEASTVGPEETRLLLVWKRTHNPSKPPQQVPSWYMGATPCPPEASTAGPVGPVNVGAAPGPPEASTAGPEEAGLLSQLRLRRPGSGREVGSGALCRWWRAVQD, from the exons ATGGCGCTGCTGGGACAAGGGGACG CCCGTCAGGCAGCAGGACAGGAGACGTCGCGACGGAGGCCAAGCCCTCCCAGCTCCAGCTCACCCGCCACCGAGCGGCCCCTCGCCCTTGCACGAGGCCACACGCTAGCAAGAGACTCGCGGAGGCTTGAACCGGGCCGGGCCTCGCGTGCGGGCAGCGGCGGGACTTGGTTCCAGTTTCCCGGCCGGGCGGGCGCCTCGGCACAGCGGACGGGGCGGGAAGGGGGCGCCGCCACTCAGCGTCCGTCCCCGGAGCGACCGTCCGTCCCCGACCCGCGGCAGAGCCGCCTGCGTCCCGGCCCGCAGGGGAAGCCGGAGGTTCCCGTCCCACCGGGAGCCACCGTCCCCGCCGCCGGCCAGGGTCCCCCGCCACCCGGAGCCCGGCCTGTCGTCCTCCAGGGGGCGCGCCTTCCCGGCCGCTCCCGGCCGCCGCCTCCTCCGCGAAGTCGCGGTCGTCTCCCGGCCCCCGGCGCGGCCCGCGGGGGACCGGCTCCCCGGACGCCGCCCTCCGCCCCCCAGACGCGCCCGCGGAGCCGCGCCGGAACCGGGCCGGAGCGTGAGGCGACGAGCGCGCAAACTCACGAAACCCGCACGGGTCGCCTCAGTGTGCGCGACCCCACCGCGTCGCCGCGGCCCGGAGCGACCGTCGGAGAGAACCTCGGAGCAGCCCCGTCCGCAAGAACACGACGAGCCCCGAACCCGGGAGGGGACGGAGCTGTCGTCCGACGCCGCGCGACACTGACGACAGACACGGAGGGAGACGCCCGGGGCCGGGGGACAGTCTGTGCTCGGGGAAGCGCCGGGAAACACCCGCGGTCCCCACAGCCGTCTACACAGCCCGCCGTCGCTCCGCACGCCCAGACTGCGGCCCAGCCCTGCGCGGGTGTGGACGCGGGCGGACCCGCGGGGCCGAGCGGGGGAGCACGAGCCCCGACGCCCGCGGCCGCTCCCGGACCGCAGACCGTCGGAGGAGCCCCAGGAACCGAGTCCGCGGGCGCGGACACAGCCGCGGGGCGGGGGGCGTCCGAGCCCAGAGAGGGGGGACCCGGCCCCGCGGGAGGCCACGGAAACCCCGGTGTCCGCACGGCGCGCGCTTCCTGGGGACCCGAGACCGCGCACCCCCTCGCCAGTCCGCGCCCAGGCGCCTTCTCACCTTCTGCTCCCGCGGCGGGTCCTGAGAACGCCGGAGTCCTGTCGGTGTGGACGCGGCCCCACGTCCTCCACAGCCGTCCTGTCGGTGTGGACGCGGCCCCACGTCCTCCACAGCAGGTCCTGTCGGTGTGGACGCGGCCCCACGTCCTCCACAGCAGGTCCTGTCGGTGTGGACGCGACCCCATGTCCTCTACATCAGGTCCTGTCGATGTGGACGCGACCCCACGTCCTCCACAGCGGGTCCTGTCGGTGTGGACGCGGCCCCACGTCCTCTACAGCAGGTCATGTTGGTGTAGACACGGCCCCATGTCCTCCACAGTGGGTCCGGTCAGTGTGGATGCAGCCCCACATCCCCCGGAAGCCTCCACAGTGGGTCCTGAGGAGACCAGGCTCCTGTTGGTGTGGAAGCGGACCCACAACCCCTCAAAGCCTCCACAGCAGGTCCCGTCATGGTACATGGGAGCGACACCGTGTCCTCCAGAAGCCTCCACAGCAGGTCCTGTTG GTCCCGTCAACGTGGGAGCGGCCCCAGGTCCTCCAGAAGCTTCCACAGCAGGTCCTGAGGAGGCCGGGCTCCTGTCCCAGCTGCGCCTGCGCAGGCCGGGCTCAGGGCGGGAGGTGGGGTCCGGCGCCCTCTGCAGGTGGTGGAGGGCAGTGCAGGACTAG